The Methanolobus sp. WCC4 genome includes the window TCCAGTAAACAGGCACTACGGACTGGATCACCGGGTTATCCCTTGGAAGGAGAGCCTTCATGGTAAGGATGACCGGGTGTTCGTAGGAACCTATTACGTATATTACTTCGATCTCATTCCTGTCAGGATAGTCTGCTCCGAATTCACAGCAGAGGTGTCCGAAAGACAGGTCTTCCTTGAGGTAGCGGCAAACTTCCACTACATTTTCCGGCTTCACTTTGGCAACGGTCCTTATGTCAGACTCGATGTCTGCATCATAGATGTCTTCAGGGAACTTACCTGTAAGTGAAGAAATTATAGAATTAGCGTCCATCAATTCACCTCAATAATCAGTACCTTTGTCCTTCTTTGCTTCGATCTTTTTCTGAAGCTCAACAAATCCCTGAATTAGAGCTTCACATCTTGGTGGACATCCGGGTACAAAAACGTCTACAGGGAAGATATCATCAACGTTCTGATGGGTGCTGTATGATTCATAGAAT containing:
- the fpoC gene encoding F420H2 dehydrogenase subunit FpoC gives rise to the protein MDANSIISSLTGKFPEDIYDADIESDIRTVAKVKPENVVEVCRYLKEDLSFGHLCCEFGADYPDRNEIEVIYVIGSYEHPVILTMKALLPRDNPVIQSVVPVYWNANWYERETYELFGVKYLDHPDLRPLVLPEDMLGEWPLRKDYGGFPNKTARNLV